One Mycolicibacterium pulveris genomic region harbors:
- a CDS encoding AI-2E family transporter, with the protein MTDEFNPTQKRALAVITVIALLVGAYFLRGFFVLIVMAAVFAYLFTPLYERLRRRLSTGLSAAITLLAALLMVAVPVAGIVFLAIVQITHMVNAVSDWVAQTDLSTLGDRTLKLINDLLSQIPFLNINVTPDSLRQAIITVSQRVGEWLLQLLQGAVGNVVAAIAAAIIFLYVFISLLVNREKIRTLIRQLNPLGEEITDLYLAKTGAMVRGTVKGQFVIALCQGVSGAISIYIAGFHDGFFIFAILLTALSVIPLGGGIVTIPFGIGMMFFGNIIGGAFVVIFHVLVVTNIDNFLRPILVPKQARLDPALMLLAVFSGIALWGFWGIVIGPVLMIIIVTTISVYLSVYKGVPITEPEDDEEEPRRPKWFSRLANRLKQARKQDRKPAKSAAR; encoded by the coding sequence ATGACCGACGAATTCAACCCCACCCAGAAACGCGCGCTGGCCGTCATCACGGTGATCGCCCTGCTCGTCGGCGCGTACTTCCTGCGCGGGTTCTTCGTGTTGATCGTCATGGCGGCGGTGTTCGCGTACTTGTTCACCCCGCTCTACGAGCGGCTACGCCGACGGCTCAGTACCGGGTTGTCGGCGGCCATCACGCTGCTCGCCGCGCTGCTGATGGTCGCCGTTCCGGTGGCCGGGATCGTGTTCCTGGCGATCGTGCAGATCACCCACATGGTCAACGCGGTCAGCGACTGGGTGGCCCAAACCGACCTGTCCACGCTGGGTGACCGCACCCTGAAGCTGATCAACGATTTGCTTTCGCAGATACCGTTTCTGAACATCAACGTGACGCCGGATTCGCTGCGCCAGGCGATCATCACGGTCTCGCAGCGAGTCGGGGAATGGCTTCTGCAGCTGCTGCAGGGCGCGGTCGGCAACGTGGTGGCCGCGATCGCCGCGGCCATCATCTTCCTGTACGTGTTCATCTCTTTGCTGGTGAACCGGGAGAAGATCCGCACCCTGATCCGACAGCTCAACCCGCTGGGCGAGGAGATCACCGACCTGTACCTGGCCAAGACCGGCGCCATGGTCCGCGGAACTGTCAAGGGGCAGTTCGTCATCGCGCTGTGCCAGGGCGTCTCGGGCGCGATCTCGATCTACATCGCGGGCTTTCACGACGGCTTCTTCATCTTCGCGATCCTGTTGACGGCGCTATCGGTCATCCCGCTCGGCGGCGGTATCGTCACGATCCCGTTCGGAATCGGAATGATGTTCTTCGGCAACATCATCGGCGGGGCGTTCGTGGTGATCTTCCACGTCCTGGTGGTCACCAACATCGACAACTTCCTGCGCCCGATCCTGGTGCCCAAACAGGCGCGGCTGGATCCCGCCCTGATGCTGCTGGCGGTGTTCTCTGGTATCGCGCTGTGGGGGTTCTGGGGAATCGTCATCGGCCCGGTGCTGATGATCATCATCGTCACCACCATCAGCGTGTACCTGTCGGTGTACAAGGGCGTGCCGATCACCGAACCCGAGGACGACGAGGAAGAACCCCGGCGACCCAAGTGGTTCAGCCGGCTGGCCAACCGCCTCAAGCAGGCTCGAAAGCAGGACCGGAAGCCGGCTAAGTCAGCCGCTCGGTGA
- a CDS encoding NAD(P)-dependent alcohol dehydrogenase translates to MQALRLMDWKTEPELVEVPKPTPGPGQVVVKIGGAGACHSDLHLMHDFDAGMMPWQLPFTLGHENAGWVDSVGDGVSTVSEGDAVAVYGPWGCGKCQRCRHGVENYCENPAEAPVLSGGGGLGLDGGMAEYLLVPSARSLVRLPDGLEPATAAPLTDAGLTPYHAIRRSWPKMTPTSTVVVIGVGGLGHVALQLLKATTAARLIAVDNRTEALDLAARSGADHTVASDAETANAIRDLTGGRGADVMLDFVGSEATIELARTAARPLGDATIIGIAGGSVPFSFFSQPYEVSLQTTYWGSRHELIEVLELASRNLIHVETTTYSLDDALRAYHDLRDGKVRGRAVVVP, encoded by the coding sequence ATGCAAGCACTGCGACTGATGGACTGGAAGACCGAGCCCGAACTCGTCGAGGTGCCGAAACCGACGCCGGGCCCGGGACAGGTCGTCGTCAAGATCGGCGGCGCCGGGGCCTGCCACTCCGACCTGCACCTCATGCACGACTTCGACGCCGGGATGATGCCGTGGCAGCTGCCGTTCACCCTGGGCCACGAGAACGCCGGCTGGGTCGACTCGGTCGGCGACGGCGTCAGCACCGTCTCCGAGGGCGACGCCGTCGCGGTGTACGGCCCGTGGGGGTGCGGCAAGTGCCAGCGTTGCCGGCACGGCGTCGAGAACTACTGCGAGAACCCCGCCGAAGCGCCCGTGCTCAGCGGCGGCGGCGGGCTCGGCCTCGACGGCGGAATGGCCGAATACCTGCTGGTGCCCTCGGCGCGGTCGCTGGTTCGGCTGCCCGACGGCCTCGAGCCCGCGACGGCCGCGCCGCTCACCGACGCCGGGCTCACCCCCTACCACGCGATCCGCCGGTCGTGGCCGAAGATGACGCCGACGTCGACCGTGGTCGTCATCGGCGTCGGAGGGCTGGGCCACGTGGCGCTGCAGCTGCTGAAGGCGACGACGGCGGCGCGGCTCATCGCCGTCGACAACCGCACCGAGGCCCTCGATCTGGCGGCCCGCAGCGGCGCCGACCACACCGTCGCCTCCGACGCGGAGACCGCGAACGCGATCCGGGACCTCACCGGAGGCCGCGGCGCCGACGTCATGCTGGACTTCGTCGGGTCCGAGGCGACGATCGAGCTGGCCCGCACGGCCGCCCGCCCGCTCGGCGACGCGACGATCATCGGCATCGCCGGCGGCTCCGTACCGTTCTCGTTCTTCTCCCAGCCCTACGAGGTCAGCTTGCAGACGACCTACTGGGGATCACGCCACGAGCTCATCGAGGTCCTCGAACTGGCGTCTCGAAACCTGATCCACGTCGAAACCACCACGTACTCACTCGACGACGCCCTGCGCGCGTACCACGATCTGCGGGACGGAAAGGTCCGCGGCCGCGCCGTCGTCGTGCCCTGA
- a CDS encoding class II fumarate hydratase, whose product MSVENDVNTEYRIEHDTMGEVRVPVNALWRAQTQRAVENFPISGRGLERTQIRALGLLKGACAQVNKDLGLLAADKADAIIAAAAEIADGRHDDQFPIDVFQTGSGTSSNMNTNEVIASIAARNGVTVHPNDDVNMSQSSNDTFPTATHIAATEAAVRHLIPALEVLHESLAAKARQWRTVVKSGRTHLMDAVPVTLGQEFGGYARQIEAGIERVKATLPRLGELAIGGTAVGTGLNAPDDFDVRVVAVLAQQTGLAELRVAADHFEAQAARDGLVEASGALRTIAVSLTKIANDIRWMGSGPLTGLGEIQLPDLQPGSSIMPGKVNPVIPEAVTQVAAQVIGNDAAIAFGGASGAFELNVYIPMMARNLLESFKILTNSSKLFAERCIDGLVANEDRLRELAESSPSIVTPLNSAIGYEEAAAVAKQALKEKKTIRQTVIDRGLIGDKLSLEELDKRLDVLAMAKVKDGDQ is encoded by the coding sequence ATGAGCGTCGAGAACGACGTCAACACCGAATATCGCATCGAGCACGACACCATGGGCGAGGTCCGCGTCCCGGTCAACGCGTTGTGGCGCGCGCAGACGCAACGGGCGGTGGAGAACTTCCCGATCTCGGGCCGCGGCCTGGAACGCACCCAGATCCGGGCGCTGGGCCTGCTGAAGGGCGCGTGCGCTCAGGTGAACAAGGACCTCGGGTTGCTGGCCGCCGACAAGGCCGACGCGATCATCGCCGCCGCCGCGGAGATCGCCGACGGCCGCCATGACGACCAGTTCCCCATCGACGTGTTCCAAACCGGTTCGGGCACAAGCTCGAACATGAACACCAACGAGGTGATCGCCAGCATCGCCGCGCGCAACGGCGTGACCGTTCACCCCAACGACGACGTGAACATGTCGCAGTCGTCCAACGACACCTTCCCCACCGCCACGCACATCGCCGCCACCGAAGCCGCTGTGCGCCACCTCATCCCGGCGCTCGAGGTGCTGCACGAGTCGCTGGCGGCCAAGGCGCGGCAGTGGCGCACCGTGGTCAAGTCGGGCCGCACCCACCTGATGGACGCCGTGCCCGTGACGCTGGGGCAGGAGTTCGGCGGATACGCCCGCCAGATCGAAGCCGGCATCGAACGGGTCAAGGCCACCCTGCCGCGGCTGGGTGAGCTGGCCATCGGCGGCACCGCCGTGGGCACCGGGCTCAACGCGCCCGACGACTTCGATGTGCGCGTCGTCGCGGTGCTGGCCCAACAGACCGGCCTGGCCGAACTGCGGGTGGCCGCCGACCATTTCGAGGCGCAGGCCGCGCGTGACGGGCTGGTCGAGGCGTCCGGGGCGCTGCGCACCATCGCGGTTTCGCTGACCAAGATCGCCAACGACATCCGGTGGATGGGTTCGGGCCCGCTCACCGGCCTCGGCGAGATTCAGCTGCCGGATCTGCAGCCGGGCAGCTCGATCATGCCGGGCAAGGTCAACCCCGTCATCCCCGAGGCGGTGACCCAGGTGGCCGCGCAGGTGATCGGCAACGACGCCGCGATCGCCTTCGGCGGGGCCTCCGGCGCGTTCGAACTCAACGTCTACATCCCGATGATGGCGCGCAACCTGCTCGAGTCGTTCAAGATCCTGACCAACTCCTCGAAGCTGTTCGCCGAGCGGTGCATCGACGGTCTGGTCGCCAACGAGGACCGGCTGCGCGAACTGGCCGAGTCCTCGCCGTCGATCGTCACGCCGCTGAACTCCGCGATCGGCTACGAGGAAGCCGCCGCGGTGGCCAAGCAGGCCCTCAAGGAGAAGAAGACGATCCGCCAGACGGTCATCGACCGCGGGCTGATCGGCGACAAGCTCTCGCTCGAGGAGCTCGACAAGCGCCTCGACGTGCTGGCCATGGCCAAGGTCAAGGACGGCGACCAGTAG
- a CDS encoding DUF4245 domain-containing protein translates to MSTQPPPAPKPAKPRLLQDGRDMFWSMAPLVLACIVLAGLLGMCSFQLSGPGTGPAPSYDAAAALRADADALDVPIRLPQLPEGWQSNSGSRKGIEAGRTDPTTGQPVRAVSSIVGYLAPSGMYVSLTQSNADEAKLVASINTDTRPVGAEDVAGVTWVVYEGGEQADQPAEPVWTTRLQGPTGPAQIAITGAGSEDEFRTLAAATQSAAPLPAD, encoded by the coding sequence ATGAGTACGCAGCCGCCACCGGCGCCCAAGCCTGCGAAGCCCCGGCTTCTGCAGGACGGCCGCGACATGTTCTGGTCGATGGCCCCGCTGGTGCTTGCCTGCATCGTGCTGGCCGGCCTGCTGGGCATGTGTTCGTTCCAGCTCAGCGGCCCCGGCACGGGGCCCGCCCCGTCCTACGACGCGGCCGCGGCGCTGCGGGCCGACGCCGACGCCCTCGACGTCCCCATCCGGCTGCCGCAGCTCCCCGAGGGCTGGCAGTCCAACTCCGGAAGCCGCAAGGGCATCGAGGCGGGCCGCACGGACCCGACCACCGGGCAGCCGGTGCGCGCGGTGAGCTCGATCGTCGGCTACCTCGCACCCAGCGGCATGTACGTCAGCCTCACGCAGAGCAACGCCGACGAGGCCAAGCTGGTCGCCTCGATCAACACCGACACCCGCCCGGTCGGCGCCGAGGACGTCGCCGGCGTCACCTGGGTGGTGTACGAAGGCGGCGAGCAGGCCGACCAGCCCGCCGAGCCGGTGTGGACCACGCGGCTGCAGGGCCCCACCGGCCCGGCGCAGATCGCGATAACCGGCGCCGGCAGCGAGGACGAGTTTCGTACGCTGGCCGCGGCGACCCAGAGCGCAGCGCCGCTGCCCGCCGACTGA
- a CDS encoding SRPBCC family protein: protein MSESIHVAVSPDELYAMVSDVTRMGEWSPICRACWWDEGAGPHVGAWFTGRNETPERTWETRSQVVTADPGEAFAWEVNDGWVYWGYTFEPEDGGTRLTESWELRPKGIAGFREHFGDQADDEIDKRREAARTGIPATLAAIKAAAETR from the coding sequence ATGTCGGAGTCGATCCATGTCGCGGTGTCGCCCGACGAGCTGTACGCGATGGTGTCGGACGTGACCAGGATGGGCGAGTGGAGCCCGATCTGCCGGGCGTGCTGGTGGGACGAGGGCGCGGGCCCGCACGTCGGCGCCTGGTTCACCGGTCGCAACGAGACGCCGGAACGCACGTGGGAGACACGGTCACAGGTGGTGACCGCCGACCCGGGTGAGGCGTTCGCGTGGGAGGTCAACGACGGCTGGGTGTACTGGGGCTACACCTTCGAACCCGAGGACGGCGGCACCCGGCTGACCGAGTCGTGGGAGCTGCGGCCGAAAGGGATCGCCGGCTTCCGCGAGCATTTCGGCGATCAGGCCGACGACGAGATCGACAAGCGGCGTGAGGCGGCGCGCACGGGCATCCCCGCGACGCTCGCGGCGATCAAGGCCGCGGCCGAAACACGCTGA
- a CDS encoding dienelactone hydrolase family protein, giving the protein MTSAGQTAPEADLSGWTAEPFSAAGFTYDVYRKGQGPGVVLIPEMPGLHPGVLALGNHLVDNGFTVAAPSLFGTPGAAAVRPGMVPILLRGCVAREFAAFATNADRPVAHYLRALARDLNEKTPGKGVGVIGQCFTGGFALAAAVEDSVLAPVLSQPSLPLPLTPKQRRDPGLSEAELRIVEQRAASEGLCAMGLRFSEDPLVPAERFKTLKARLGDAFEVIEIDSGKGNAHGFAKMAHSVLTDQVREVDGHPAYEARKRVVEFLTERLT; this is encoded by the coding sequence ATGACCAGCGCAGGCCAGACAGCTCCGGAAGCCGATCTGAGCGGCTGGACCGCCGAACCGTTCTCCGCGGCCGGGTTCACCTACGACGTCTACCGCAAGGGGCAGGGCCCCGGTGTGGTGCTGATCCCCGAGATGCCGGGCCTGCACCCCGGCGTGCTGGCGTTGGGAAACCACTTGGTGGACAACGGCTTCACCGTGGCCGCGCCGTCCCTGTTCGGTACGCCCGGGGCGGCCGCGGTGCGGCCCGGCATGGTGCCGATACTGCTGCGCGGATGCGTGGCGCGCGAGTTCGCCGCATTCGCCACCAACGCCGACCGCCCGGTGGCGCACTACCTTCGCGCGCTGGCCCGCGACCTCAACGAGAAGACGCCGGGCAAGGGCGTCGGGGTGATCGGGCAGTGCTTCACCGGCGGCTTCGCGCTGGCGGCGGCCGTCGAGGACAGCGTGCTGGCCCCGGTGCTGAGCCAGCCGTCGCTGCCGCTGCCGCTCACACCCAAGCAGCGACGCGACCCGGGCCTGTCGGAGGCCGAGCTCCGCATCGTCGAACAGCGCGCCGCCAGCGAGGGGCTGTGCGCGATGGGGTTGCGGTTCAGCGAGGACCCGCTGGTGCCGGCCGAGCGGTTCAAGACGCTCAAAGCGCGGCTCGGCGACGCGTTCGAGGTCATCGAAATCGACTCGGGCAAGGGCAACGCACACGGGTTCGCCAAGATGGCGCACTCGGTGCTCACCGACCAGGTACGTGAGGTCGACGGGCACCCGGCCTACGAGGCCCGCAAGCGCGTTGTCGAATTCCTCACCGAGCGGCTGACTTAG
- a CDS encoding SDR family oxidoreductase codes for MTFDGKHAIVTGAGSGIGAALCRALTSAGAQVLCTDVDGDAAERTASALGARARSLRLDVTDASAVQAAVDHVVDRAGRLDLMFNNAGIVWGGDSELLTLDQWNAIIDVNIRGVVHGVAAAYPLMLRQGHGHIINTASMAGLTAAGQVTSYVMTKHAVVGLSLALRSEAVARGVGVLAVCPAAVETPILDKGAIGGFVGRDYFLQAQGGKPYDADRLADDILRAVQKNKPLLVKPRIAHAQWLFARLAPGLMNRMSMRFIASQRARQRAQA; via the coding sequence ATGACATTCGACGGAAAGCACGCGATCGTCACCGGGGCGGGCTCGGGTATCGGCGCGGCGCTGTGCCGGGCGTTGACCAGCGCGGGCGCGCAGGTGTTGTGTACCGATGTCGACGGCGACGCGGCCGAGCGCACGGCGTCGGCGCTGGGTGCGCGGGCGCGGTCGCTGCGCCTCGACGTCACCGACGCGTCCGCCGTACAGGCCGCCGTCGACCACGTCGTGGACCGGGCGGGCCGGTTGGACCTGATGTTCAACAACGCCGGAATCGTATGGGGCGGTGACAGCGAACTGCTCACGCTGGATCAGTGGAACGCGATCATCGACGTCAACATCCGCGGGGTGGTGCACGGGGTCGCGGCCGCCTACCCGCTGATGCTGCGGCAGGGCCACGGCCACATCATCAACACCGCGTCGATGGCCGGGTTGACCGCGGCGGGCCAGGTCACCAGCTACGTGATGACCAAGCACGCGGTGGTCGGGCTGTCGTTGGCGCTGCGCTCCGAGGCGGTGGCGCGCGGCGTCGGCGTGCTGGCGGTCTGCCCCGCCGCCGTGGAAACCCCGATCCTCGACAAGGGTGCCATCGGTGGTTTCGTCGGCCGCGACTACTTTCTCCAGGCCCAGGGCGGCAAGCCCTACGACGCCGACCGGTTGGCCGACGACATTCTGCGCGCCGTGCAGAAGAACAAGCCGCTGTTGGTGAAACCCCGTATCGCCCATGCCCAGTGGTTGTTCGCGCGGTTGGCGCCGGGCCTGATGAACCGGATGTCGATGCGGTTCATCGCCTCGCAGCGGGCTCGTCAGCGCGCACAAGCCTGA
- a CDS encoding SDR family NAD(P)-dependent oxidoreductase codes for MDNSNEHAGRKALVIGAASGIGWASARALATDGCQITLADRNIDGARERVAELGDPHTAAPVEVTDEASVQALFDQTGPLDVVVNCAGFSNVGLITDMPVEDFRAVIDVCLNGAFIVAKHAGRTLRKGGVLVSISSLNGRQPAAGMSAYCAAKAGLSMLTQVAALELGPRGIRVNAVAPGFVHTPLTAPAAAVPGVVEEYVENTALGRAGTPKDIAEAVRYLCSPSASWLTGEVLDINGGAHMKRYPDVMGHVMKLAAQ; via the coding sequence ATGGACAACAGTAACGAGCATGCGGGCAGGAAAGCGCTGGTCATCGGCGCGGCGTCGGGGATCGGATGGGCGTCGGCGCGGGCGCTGGCCACCGACGGCTGCCAGATCACGCTCGCCGACCGCAACATCGACGGCGCCCGGGAGCGGGTCGCCGAACTCGGCGACCCGCACACCGCAGCCCCCGTCGAGGTCACCGACGAAGCGTCGGTGCAGGCGTTGTTCGACCAGACCGGTCCGCTCGACGTCGTGGTCAACTGCGCGGGCTTCTCCAACGTCGGGCTGATCACCGACATGCCCGTCGAGGACTTCCGCGCGGTCATCGACGTCTGCCTCAACGGCGCGTTCATCGTCGCCAAGCACGCCGGCCGCACGCTGCGCAAAGGCGGTGTGCTGGTGTCGATCAGCTCGCTGAACGGCCGCCAGCCAGCCGCAGGCATGAGCGCGTACTGCGCCGCCAAGGCCGGGCTGTCGATGCTCACCCAGGTCGCCGCGCTCGAACTCGGCCCGCGCGGCATCCGCGTCAACGCCGTCGCGCCCGGCTTCGTGCACACCCCGCTGACGGCGCCCGCCGCCGCGGTGCCCGGCGTAGTCGAGGAGTACGTCGAGAACACCGCGCTGGGCCGTGCGGGCACCCCGAAGGACATCGCCGAAGCGGTCCGTTATCTGTGCTCGCCGAGCGCATCTTGGTTGACCGGTGAGGTGCTCGACATCAACGGCGGCGCCCACATGAAGCGGTACCCGGATGTGATGGGTCACGTCATGAAGCTTGCCGCGCAATGA
- a CDS encoding universal stress protein, whose product MAESTKYGILVAVDGSPESEAAVGWAAREAVMRRMPVTLMHVIAPVEVTWPVTYLQSSFDEWQEENAKQVLEQAQKTFQASVDAAEPPAVNSVVEHGPIASTLVAASADAWMVVAGNRGMGALGRALLGSVSSGLLHYARGPVAIIPADEAPTPDPAAPVLLGIDGSPASEGATALAFDEASRRGVELVALHAWSDNRVFPIVGVDWQKYEEEGHKVLAERLAGWQEQYPDVHVRRRLVCDQPARWLLDESNQSQLVVVGSRGRGGFKGMPLGSVASKVAQGAKVPVIVVRDR is encoded by the coding sequence ATGGCGGAGTCCACCAAGTACGGAATCCTGGTAGCGGTCGATGGGTCCCCGGAGTCCGAAGCCGCCGTCGGCTGGGCTGCCCGCGAGGCCGTGATGCGCCGCATGCCCGTCACCTTGATGCACGTCATCGCGCCCGTGGAGGTGACCTGGCCCGTCACGTACTTGCAGTCGAGCTTCGACGAGTGGCAGGAGGAAAACGCCAAACAGGTTCTCGAGCAAGCACAGAAGACATTCCAGGCAAGTGTCGACGCGGCCGAGCCGCCCGCGGTGAATTCCGTGGTGGAGCACGGCCCGATCGCCTCGACGCTTGTCGCGGCTTCCGCGGACGCGTGGATGGTCGTCGCGGGTAACCGCGGGATGGGTGCGCTCGGCCGCGCGCTTCTGGGTTCGGTCAGCAGCGGTCTGCTGCACTACGCCCGCGGCCCGGTCGCGATCATCCCCGCCGACGAGGCCCCGACCCCTGATCCCGCGGCGCCGGTGTTGCTCGGCATCGACGGATCGCCTGCCTCGGAAGGCGCCACCGCGCTGGCGTTCGACGAGGCGTCGCGTCGAGGCGTGGAGCTGGTGGCCTTGCACGCCTGGAGCGACAACCGCGTCTTTCCGATCGTCGGAGTCGACTGGCAGAAGTACGAAGAAGAAGGCCACAAGGTGCTTGCCGAACGCCTGGCGGGTTGGCAGGAACAGTATCCCGATGTGCACGTGCGCCGCCGTCTGGTGTGTGATCAGCCCGCCCGCTGGTTGCTTGACGAGTCCAACCAGTCGCAGCTTGTCGTGGTGGGCAGTCGCGGTCGTGGCGGCTTCAAGGGCATGCCGTTGGGTTCGGTTGCCTCCAAGGTCGCCCAGGGCGCCAAGGTCCCGGTCATCGTTGTGCGGGACCGCTAG
- a CDS encoding fatty acyl-AMP ligase codes for MSRFCDTMYANAQLGGRGMVTGEPFAPVRHTWHQVHQRARRIAGGLAAAGVGPGDAVAVLAGAPAEIAPTAQAVWMRGAHLTMLHQPTPRTDLMLWAAETSSVVDVIDAEVVVVSEPFMAAVPALAGKGFQVVTIAELLDHDGIDPLDAGEDDLALLQLTSGSTGPAKAVQVTHRNLVSNAEAMFTGAQYDLETDVIVSWLPLFHDMGMTGFLVVPMYFGAELVKVSPMDFLRDTLLWARLIDKYKGTMTAAPNFAYALFAKRLRRQAKPGEFDLSTLRWALSGSEQVEPADVEDLCDAGAPFGLRPDAILPAYGMAETTVAVSFSECGGGLVVDEVDADLLAVLHRAVPSTKGRTRRLATLGPPLPGLEVRIVDEDANVLPTRGVGVIQVRGEPVTTGYTTMGGFQPALDAQGWYDTGDLGYVTEENRIVVCGRVKDVIIMAGRNIYPTDIERAACRVAGVRPGCAVAVRLDAGHSREGFAVAVESNTFDDSADVRRIQHQVAHEVFAEVDMRPRNVAVLCPGTIPKTPSGKLRRAHALALVGR; via the coding sequence GTGAGCCGGTTCTGCGACACGATGTATGCGAACGCCCAGTTGGGTGGTCGGGGCATGGTGACCGGCGAACCGTTTGCGCCCGTCCGGCATACCTGGCACCAGGTCCATCAGCGTGCCCGCCGTATCGCTGGGGGTCTTGCGGCAGCGGGTGTGGGCCCCGGCGACGCGGTCGCGGTGCTGGCCGGGGCCCCGGCAGAGATCGCGCCAACCGCCCAGGCGGTGTGGATGCGCGGCGCCCACCTCACCATGCTGCACCAACCGACGCCGCGCACCGATCTGATGCTGTGGGCCGCCGAGACGAGCTCGGTTGTCGACGTGATCGATGCCGAGGTGGTCGTGGTCTCCGAACCGTTCATGGCGGCCGTTCCCGCATTGGCGGGCAAAGGTTTTCAGGTCGTCACCATTGCAGAACTCCTGGATCACGACGGGATCGACCCCCTGGATGCGGGTGAGGACGACCTTGCGCTGTTGCAGTTGACGTCGGGATCGACCGGCCCGGCGAAGGCGGTGCAGGTCACGCATCGCAACCTGGTCTCCAACGCCGAAGCGATGTTCACCGGCGCCCAGTACGACCTGGAGACCGACGTCATCGTGAGCTGGTTGCCTCTGTTCCACGACATGGGGATGACGGGTTTCCTGGTGGTGCCGATGTACTTCGGCGCCGAGCTGGTCAAGGTCAGCCCGATGGACTTCCTGCGTGACACGCTGCTGTGGGCCAGGCTCATCGACAAGTACAAGGGCACCATGACCGCCGCACCGAACTTCGCCTACGCGCTGTTCGCCAAGCGGCTTCGCAGGCAGGCCAAGCCGGGCGAGTTCGACCTGTCGACGCTGCGGTGGGCGTTGTCGGGTTCCGAGCAGGTCGAACCCGCCGATGTCGAGGACCTGTGCGACGCCGGTGCGCCGTTCGGGCTCCGCCCGGACGCGATCCTGCCCGCGTATGGGATGGCGGAAACCACTGTGGCGGTGTCGTTCTCCGAATGCGGTGGCGGCTTGGTGGTCGACGAGGTCGACGCCGATCTGCTCGCCGTGCTGCACCGCGCGGTCCCCTCGACGAAGGGGCGCACCAGACGCCTCGCGACGCTGGGGCCGCCCCTGCCGGGGCTGGAGGTCAGGATCGTCGACGAAGACGCCAACGTTCTGCCGACCCGTGGCGTGGGTGTCATCCAAGTCCGCGGTGAACCGGTGACCACGGGATACACCACCATGGGCGGTTTCCAACCCGCACTGGACGCGCAAGGCTGGTATGACACCGGCGACCTCGGCTACGTGACGGAGGAGAACCGCATCGTCGTGTGCGGCAGGGTCAAAGACGTCATCATCATGGCCGGCCGCAACATCTACCCGACCGACATCGAACGGGCGGCGTGCCGGGTCGCCGGGGTGCGGCCGGGATGCGCGGTCGCGGTGCGTCTGGACGCCGGCCACTCGCGGGAGGGGTTCGCGGTCGCCGTGGAGTCCAACACGTTCGACGACAGCGCCGATGTGCGACGGATCCAGCACCAGGTCGCCCACGAGGTGTTCGCCGAAGTCGACATGCGACCACGCAACGTCGCGGTGCTCTGCCCGGGCACCATCCCGAAGACGCCGTCGGGCAAGCTGCGTCGTGCGCACGCGCTCGCCCTTGTCGGCCGCTAG
- the glpX gene encoding class II fructose-bisphosphatase, giving the protein MTPARGEAPDRNLALELVRVTEAGAMAAGRWVGRGDKEGGDGAAVDAMRELVNSVSMRGVVVIGEGEKDNAPMLYNGEEVGNGDGPECDFAVDPIDGTTLMSKGLSNAISVLAVSERGTMFDPSAVFYMNKIAVGPDAVDAIDITAPIGENIRKVAKAKNLSVSDLTVCILDRPRHEQLIADVREAGARCRLISDGDVAGAISTCRSTTSTDMLAGIGGTPEGIIAAAAIRCMGGEIQGQLAPRDDEERQKAIDRGYDLDQVLTSADLVSGDNIFFAATGVTDGDLLKGVHFYSGGCTTQSIVMRSKSGTVRMVEAYHRLSKLNEYSAIDFTGDASAIRPLP; this is encoded by the coding sequence ATGACGCCAGCTCGTGGAGAAGCCCCAGACCGAAATCTTGCCCTTGAGCTCGTCCGAGTCACCGAGGCCGGCGCGATGGCGGCAGGCCGTTGGGTCGGCCGCGGCGATAAGGAGGGCGGCGACGGTGCCGCCGTCGACGCCATGCGTGAACTGGTCAACTCGGTGTCGATGCGCGGTGTCGTGGTGATCGGCGAGGGCGAGAAGGACAACGCCCCGATGCTTTACAACGGCGAGGAGGTCGGCAACGGCGACGGACCGGAGTGCGACTTCGCCGTCGACCCCATCGACGGCACCACGCTGATGAGCAAGGGTTTGTCCAACGCGATCTCGGTGCTGGCGGTCTCCGAGCGCGGCACCATGTTCGATCCGTCGGCGGTGTTCTACATGAACAAGATCGCCGTCGGCCCCGACGCGGTCGATGCCATCGACATCACCGCCCCGATCGGCGAGAACATCCGCAAGGTCGCCAAGGCAAAGAACCTCTCGGTGTCCGACCTGACCGTGTGCATCCTGGACCGCCCCCGCCACGAGCAGCTCATCGCCGACGTGCGCGAGGCGGGCGCTCGGTGCCGCCTGATCTCCGACGGTGACGTCGCCGGGGCCATCTCGACGTGCCGGTCGACCACCAGCACCGACATGCTCGCCGGGATCGGCGGCACCCCCGAGGGCATCATCGCCGCCGCGGCGATCCGCTGCATGGGCGGGGAGATCCAGGGCCAGCTGGCCCCGCGCGACGACGAGGAACGACAGAAGGCCATCGACCGTGGCTATGACCTCGACCAGGTGCTGACCAGCGCAGACCTGGTGTCGGGCGACAACATCTTCTTCGCCGCCACCGGCGTCACCGACGGCGATTTGCTCAAGGGCGTGCACTTCTACAGCGGCGGCTGCACGACCCAGTCGATCGTGATGCGGTCCAAGTCCGGCACGGTCCGCATGGTGGAGGCCTATCACCGGCTCTCCAAGCTCAACGAGTACTCCGCCATCGACTTCACCGGCGACGCCAGCGCGATCCGGCCGCTGCCCTGA